Proteins encoded by one window of Channa argus isolate prfri chromosome 1, Channa argus male v1.0, whole genome shotgun sequence:
- the col11a2 gene encoding collagen alpha-2(XI) chain isoform X6, giving the protein MDIGDDPFRKKRRPRRMGFSSFALVTVILAVCQTTVVRADPVDVLRALQVPTLPEGVKKVPGFCTSRRSSSPDHAYRITKKAQISAPTKQLFSGRFPENFSLMALVKAQAGLQAFLLSIYSEQGIQQLGVELGRSPVFLYEDQNGKPAPEDYPLFRGVNLADGKWHRIAFSVSKKNVTLLLDCKKKMTRPLPRGNNAEIDTNGITVFGARLLDEEVFQGDIQQLLIASNPQAAYDFCEHYSPDCDSPLPKTQAQDPNTHAAIRGQKGEKGEPAVLEPGMLIEGPPGPEGPAGPTGPPGSSGPPGSVGDPGERGPPGRSGLPGADGVPGPPGTSVMLPFRFSQSGGEKGPVAAVQEAQAAAILSQARMALKGPSGPMGYTGRPGPLGSPGSPGVKGESGDPGPQGPRGTQGLTGPPGKPGRRGRAGADGARGMPGETGIKGDRGFDGLPGLPGDKGHRGDTGPMGPPGPQGEDGERGDDGDVGPRGLPGEPGPRGLLGPKGPAGIPGPPGVRGNDGPQGPKGNLGPQGEPGPPGQQGTPGTQGMPGPQGAVGPPGEKGPTGKPGLPGMPGADGPPGHPGKEGPSGTKGNQGPNGPQGAIGYPGPRGIKGEQGIRGLKGHKGEKGEDGFPGIKGEFGTKGERGEVGVPGSRGEDGPEGPKGRVGPPGEVGPIGHVGEKGKLGVPGLPGYPGRQGPKGSLGFPGFPGSNGEKGTRGSTGKAGPRGQRGPTGPRGQRGPRGATGKPGAKGTSGSDGPHGPPGERGLPGPQGASGFPGPKGPPGPPGKDGLPGHPGQRGEVGFQGKVGPPGPPGVVGPQGPSGETGPLGERGHPGPPGPPGEQGLSGPSGKEGTKGDPGPPGGPGKDGPPGLRGFPGERGLPGTPGGGGLKGSEGPAGPPGPAGSPGERGPAGTAGPVGPPGRPGPQGPPGPAGEKGVPGEKGPIGPAGRDGVQGPVGLPGPAGTPGVPGEDGDKGEVGEPGQKGAKGGKGEHGPPGPPGPMGPVGQPGPAGADGEPGPRGQQGPFGSKGDEGTRGFPGAPGPIGLQGLPGPAGEKGETGDVGPLGPPGPPGPRGPAGPSGADGPQGPPGGLGNPGPIGEKGEPGEAGAPGIVGEPGKKGPRGERGEKGEAGQPGTAGPTGGRGRPGDDGPKGNPGPVGFPGDPGPPGEVGPRGQDGAKGERGEDGEQGESGSPGPPGENGSTGPPGKRGPPGTRGPEGRQGEKGTKGDPGAVGPPGKTGPVGPQGSPGKQGTEGLRGLPGSVGEQGSPGPAGQKGPPGPLGPPGLPGLRGDPGAKGEKGHPGLIGLIGPPGEQGEKGDRGLHGPQGTTGPKGEPGMSGGTGPIGPAGPPGLPGPQGVKGAKGTAGGAGPKGEKGVQGPPGPPGPPGEVIQPLPIQRSPKSKRSIDASQLLPESDPDMPAADATGTEFLMGNEGMEEILGSLNSLRQEIETMRFPLGTQESPARTCQDLNLSQPDLKDGEYWIDPNQGCSRDAFKVFCNFTSGAETCLYPSKSINTVKMSSWDKETPGSWYSQFSTGSKFSYVDSDGEPVGVVQLGFLRLLSVQAHQNLTYHCHRSVAWADQSTNNYDRALHLQGANDDELSYETNPYVKALVDGCSYRKGFDRTVLEINTPQVEHLPLLDIKVSDFGESNQQFGFEVGPVCFQG; this is encoded by the exons ACCCAGTGGACGTCCTGCGGGCTCTGCAGGTCCCCACTCTCCCCGAGGGCGTGAAGAAGGTCCCCGGTTTCTGCACATCCCGCCGCTCCAGCAGCCCCGACCACGCTTACcgcatcaccaagaaggcccagatCTCCGCCCCCACCAAGCAGCTCTTCTCAG GTCGTTTCCCAGAGAACTTCTCTCTCATGGCTCTGGTTAAGGCCCAGGCTGGTCTCCAggccttcctcctctccatctACAGTGAGCAGGGCATCCAGCAGCTGGGCGTGGAGCTCGGACGCTCTCCCGTTTTCCTGTATGAGGACCAGAACGGCAAACCAGCCCCTGAGGATTACCCACTGTTCAGAGGCGTCAACCTGGCTGATGGCAA GTGGCATCGCATCGCTTTCTCCGTTTCCAAGAAAAACGTGACACTGCTGCTCGACTGCAAGAAGAAGATGACCCGGCCCCTGCCCCGCGGCAACAACGCGGAGATCGACACCAACGGCATCACAGTGTTTGGAGCCCGTCTGCTCGATGAGGAGGTTTTCCAG GGAGACATCCAGCAACTGCTGATCGCCTCCAACCCTCAGGCCGCGTATGACTTCTGTGAACACTACAGCCCAGACTGTGACTCCCCTCTGCCCAAGACCCAGGCTCAGGACCCCAACACACAC GCCGCCATCAGAGGCcagaaaggagagaaaggagaacCTGCCGTACTGGAGCCG gGTATGCTGATTGAAGGACCTCCAGGACCGGAAGGACCTGCT GGTCCTACTGGGCCCCCCGGCTCTTCTGGGCCTCCTGGCTCTGTCGGTGACCCTGGCGAGAGG GGTCCTCCCGGAAGGTCTGGTCTGCCTGGAGCTGATGGAGTCCCCGGACCTCCTGGAACCTCCGTCATGCTGCCT TTCCGTTTCAGTCAGAGTGGAGGAGAGAAGGGTCCTGTTGCTGCTGTACAGGAAGCTCAGGCTGCGGCCATCTTGTCTCAAGCCAGG ATGGCTCTGAAAGGACCTTCTGGACCAATGGGATACACCGGACGTCCTGGACCTCTG GGAAGTCCAGGTAGTCCTGGTGTGAAGGGAGAGAGTGGAGATCCCGGTCCTCAG gGCCCCAGAGGAACCCAAGGTTTGACCGGACCTCCAGGCAAACCAGGAAGAAGA GGCCGCGCCGGAGCCGACGGTGCCCGGGGAATGCCAGGAGAGACTGGAATCAAG GGGGACCGTGGTTTTGATGGTCTTCCTGGTTTGCCTGGTGACAAAGGACACAGG GGGGACACTGGACCAATGGGACCCCCAGGACCTCAgggagaggatggagagagg gGAGATGATGGAGACGTTGGACCAAGGGGTCTCCCAGGTGAACCA GGTCCCCGTGGTTTGCTCGGACCCAAAGGTCCTGCTGGAATTCCTGGGCCTCCT GGTGTACGAGGAAATGATGGGCCCCAGGGTCCCAAAGGAAACTTG ggtCCACAAGGAGAACCAGGACCTCCGGGTCAGCAGGGAACCCCAGGAACTCAG ggAATGCCAGGACCACAGGGAGCTGTTGGACCTCCAGGAGAGAAA GGTCCCACAGGAAAACCAGGTCTGCCAGGAATGCCTGGAGCTGATGGACCCCCT GGTCACCCAGGAAAGGAGGGGCCTTCTGGCACCAAAGGAAACCAG GGTCCCAACGGTCCTCAGGGAGCTATTGGCTACCCTGGGCCTCGTGGCATCAAG GGAGAACAAGGAATCCGGGGTCTAAAGGGGCACAAGGGAGAGAAG GGAGAAGATGGCTTCCCTGGAATTAAAGGAGAGTTTGGCACCAAGGGAGAGAGA GGTGAAGTTGGAGTGCCGGGGTCCAGAGGGGAGGACGGTCCAGAGGGGCCAAAGGGTCGTGTAGGCCCCCCTGGTGAAGTCGGACCAATTGGACATGTTGGAGAGAAG GGTAAACTTGGTGTGCCTGGACTTCCTGGATATCCTGGAAGACAGGGACCCAAG GGATCACTTGGATTCCCTGGATTCCCCGGCTCTAACGGCGAGAAGGGAACACGG ggtTCTACCGGTAAAGCAGGGCCAAGAGGACAAAGAGGACCAACG GGGCCCAGAGGGCAGAGAGGACCAAGGGGCGCAACAGGAAAACCAGGAGCAAAG GGAACTTCAGGAAGCGATGGCCCTCATGGACCTCCTGGAGAAAGG GGTTTGCCTGGACCTCAGGGAGCCAGTGGTTTCCCCGGACCAAAGGGACCTCCT GGACCACCAGGAAAGGATGGACTGCCTGGACACCCTGGACAGAGAGGAGAAGTT GGTTTCCAAGGTAAAGTGGGGCCACCTGGGCCTCCTGGAGTTGTTGGACCTCAG GGTCCATCAGGAGAGACTGGCCCCTTGGGTGAACGCGGCCACCCCGGACCTCCTGGGCCACCTGGAGAGCAGGGACTTTCTGGTCCCTCTGGGAAGGAAGGCACCAAGGGAGACCCTGgacccccaggaggccctggcAAAGACGGTCCACCAGGACTGAGAGGCTTCCCTGGGGAGAGAGGACTGCCTGGAACCCCT GGAGGTGGAGGACTGAAGGGAAGTGAAGGACCTGCCGGACCTCCTGGACCTGCT GGTTCTCCTGGTGAGAGGGGACCAGCTGGTACTGCTGGACCTGTTGGACCACCTGGCAGACCGGGCCCTCAGGGGCCTCCAGGACCCGCTGGAGAGAAGGGAGTTCCT GGTGAAAAAGGCCCAATTGGCCCGGCAGGTCGTGATGGAGTACAGGGTCCCGTGGGTTTGCCTGGCCCAGCCGGTACCCCCGGAGTAcctggagaggacggagacaAG GGTGAGGTTGGGGAGCCTGGACAGAAGGGAGCCAAGGGAGGAAAAGGAGAACAT GGTCCTCCTGGTCCACCCGGGCCAATGGGTCCTGTCGGTCAGCCTGGTCCTGCT GGTGCTGATGGAGAACCTGGACCAAGGGGTCAGCAGGGGCCATTTGGAAGTAAAGGCGATGAAGGGACCAGAGGATTCCCAGGGGCCCCAGGACCCATCGGACTGCAG GGTTTACCGGGGCCAGCAGGAGAGAAGGGTGAGACAGGAGATGTTGGACCTCTG GGTCCTCCAGGCCCTCCAGGACCTCGTGGTCCAGCTGGACCCAGTGGTGCCGAT GGTCCTCAAGGTCCTCCAGGAGGTTTGGGTAATCCTGGACCAATTGGAGAGAAG GGAGAGCCTGGTGAGGCTGGAGCACCTGGAATTGTAGGAGAGCCTGGAAAGAAG GGTCCTCGTGGAGAGCGTGGGGAGAAAGGAGAGGCTGGACAACCTGGAACTGCTGGACCTACTGGAGGACGGGGACGACCTGGAGACGACGGACCCAAAGGAAACCCC GGTCCTGTTGGTTTCCCTGGTGATCCTGGTCCCCCTGGAGAGGTTGGACCCAGA GGTCAGGATGGCGccaagggagagagaggagaggacgGTGAACAAGGAGAATCT GGCTCCCCTGGACCTCCCGGTGAGAACGGATCTACTGGCCCCCCAGGAAAAAGG GGTCCCCCTGGAACAAGAGGACCAGAGGGACGTCAAGGAGAAAAGGGAACTAAG GGAGACCCAGGTGCAGTCGGCCCCCCAGGAAAGACCGGGCCCGTCGGCCCCCAGGGTTCACCAGGAAAACAAGGAACAGAAGGTCTTCGAGGACTACCAGGATCAGTG GGCGAACAAGGATCTCCAGGTCCAGCTGGACAGAAAGGACCACCTGGACCTCTT GGACCTCCTGGTTTGCCTGGTCTGCGTGGAGACCCCGGTGCAAAGGGAGAGAAGGGACACCCAGGTCTTATCGGTCTCATTGGACCTCCAggagagcagggagagaagGGAGACCGAGGTCTGCATGGTCCTCAGGGAACCACTGGACCCAAAGGAGAGCCT GGAATGTCTGGAGGAACCGGACCCATTGGCCCAGCTGGTCCTCCTGGTTTGCCT GGTCCTCAAGGTGTCAAAGGAGCTAAGGGCACTGCT GGGGGAGCTGGTCCCAAGGGAGAAAAGGGTGTACAAGGACCTCCTGGACCTCCT GGCCCACCAGGCGAAGTCATTCAGCCCCTGCCCATCCAGAGGAGTCCCAAGTCCAAGCGCTCCATTGACGCCAGCCAGCTGCTCCCCGAGTCCGACCCTGACATGCCTGCTGCTGACGCCACAGGCACTGAGTTCCTGATGGGCAACGAAGGCATGGAGGAGATCCTCGGCTCTCTCAACTCACTTCGACAGGAGATCGAGACCATGCGTTTCCCTCTGGGAACCCAGGAAAGCCCTGCACGCACCTGCCAGGACCTGAACCTGAGTCAGCCAGACCTCAAAGATG GTGAATACTGGATCGATCCCAACCAGGGCTGCTCCAGAGACGCCTTCAAGGTCTTCTGTAATTTCACAAGTGGAGCTGAAACTTGCCTCTACCCCAGCAAGAGCATCAACACG GTGAAGATGAGCTCGTGGGACAAAGAGACTCCAGGATCCTGGTACAGTCAGTTCAGCACTGGCAGTAAG TTCTCCTACGTGGACTCTGACGGCGAGCCCGTGGGTGTAGTCCAGCTGGGCTTCCTGCGCCTCTTGAGCGTCCAGGCCCATCAGAACCTCACCTACCACTGTCACCGCTCAGTGGCCTGGGCCGACCAAAGCACCAATAATTACGACAGGGCGCTGCACCTGCAGGGCGCCAACGACGACGAGCTGAGCTACGAGACCAACCCTTACGTCAAAGCCTTGGTCGACGGCTGCTCT TATCGTAAGGGCTTCGACAGGACAGTCCTGGAGATCAACACACCACAGGTGGAGCATCTTCCTCTGCTGGATATCAAGGTGTCAGACTTTGGGGAGAGCAACCAGCAGTTTGGCTTTGAAGTGGGACCTGTTTGTTTCCAAggctaa
- the col11a2 gene encoding collagen alpha-2(XI) chain isoform X1, whose protein sequence is MDIGDDPFRKKRRPRRMGFSSFALVTVILAVCQTTVVRADPVDVLRALQVPTLPEGVKKVPGFCTSRRSSSPDHAYRITKKAQISAPTKQLFSGRFPENFSLMALVKAQAGLQAFLLSIYSEQGIQQLGVELGRSPVFLYEDQNGKPAPEDYPLFRGVNLADGKWHRIAFSVSKKNVTLLLDCKKKMTRPLPRGNNAEIDTNGITVFGARLLDEEVFQGDIQQLLIASNPQAAYDFCEHYSPDCDSPLPKTQAQDPNTHKKELNGKAAPTKATLVKPKPSPPKPAKAGKFKIVKPAMPTKAPKASKAKPTAAEILLSKIKPAAKSKTTSAPLKDSNGKAAAEKKANAAAKAKTNGKAAVAKPTTQPNGKTVAEKKVNGNGNGKLSVEKKTNGNGKATIAPKANGNGKATAEKKANGKAENKVNGEAKANGNSKVSNGAANAAKSETTTKAKAEKSVKVEKTVVSTAKAAVKVGATKSPKPTKASKPAKTQVKPDVTKFQSTPPKKSASTPAPVRPTPPRITKSHLGVDTNIKSLHKPFPPFVKTTLKTTSNGYQQDVEFSEAGPTATETDYFFEETIPVAEGEVIGPEEIPEQPQVEPELGGQEVDATKALGAGEEVFTEEYVTGDVGLREYDYSYRDYNEPLVETGEIEAGMGPALSAVTDEGGAAIRGQKGEKGEPAVLEPGMLIEGPPGPEGPAGPTGPPGSSGPPGSVGDPGERGPPGRSGLPGADGVPGPPGTSVMLPFRFSQSGGEKGPVAAVQEAQAAAILSQARMALKGPSGPMGYTGRPGPLGSPGSPGVKGESGDPGPQGPRGTQGLTGPPGKPGRRGRAGADGARGMPGETGIKGDRGFDGLPGLPGDKGHRGDTGPMGPPGPQGEDGERGDDGDVGPRGLPGEPGPRGLLGPKGPAGIPGPPGVRGNDGPQGPKGNLGPQGEPGPPGQQGTPGTQGMPGPQGAVGPPGEKGPTGKPGLPGMPGADGPPGHPGKEGPSGTKGNQGPNGPQGAIGYPGPRGIKGEQGIRGLKGHKGEKGEDGFPGIKGEFGTKGERGEVGVPGSRGEDGPEGPKGRVGPPGEVGPIGHVGEKGKLGVPGLPGYPGRQGPKGSLGFPGFPGSNGEKGTRGSTGKAGPRGQRGPTGPRGQRGPRGATGKPGAKGTSGSDGPHGPPGERGLPGPQGASGFPGPKGPPGPPGKDGLPGHPGQRGEVGFQGKVGPPGPPGVVGPQGPSGETGPLGERGHPGPPGPPGEQGLSGPSGKEGTKGDPGPPGGPGKDGPPGLRGFPGERGLPGTPGGGGLKGSEGPAGPPGPAGSPGERGPAGTAGPVGPPGRPGPQGPPGPAGEKGVPGEKGPIGPAGRDGVQGPVGLPGPAGTPGVPGEDGDKGEVGEPGQKGAKGGKGEHGPPGPPGPMGPVGQPGPAGADGEPGPRGQQGPFGSKGDEGTRGFPGAPGPIGLQGLPGPAGEKGETGDVGPLGPPGPPGPRGPAGPSGADGPQGPPGGLGNPGPIGEKGEPGEAGAPGIVGEPGKKGPRGERGEKGEAGQPGTAGPTGGRGRPGDDGPKGNPGPVGFPGDPGPPGEVGPRGQDGAKGERGEDGEQGESGSPGPPGENGSTGPPGKRGPPGTRGPEGRQGEKGTKGDPGAVGPPGKTGPVGPQGSPGKQGTEGLRGLPGSVGEQGSPGPAGQKGPPGPLGPPGLPGLRGDPGAKGEKGHPGLIGLIGPPGEQGEKGDRGLHGPQGTTGPKGEPGMSGGTGPIGPAGPPGLPGPQGVKGAKGTAGGAGPKGEKGVQGPPGPPGPPGEVIQPLPIQRSPKSKRSIDASQLLPESDPDMPAADATGTEFLMGNEGMEEILGSLNSLRQEIETMRFPLGTQESPARTCQDLNLSQPDLKDGEYWIDPNQGCSRDAFKVFCNFTSGAETCLYPSKSINTVKMSSWDKETPGSWYSQFSTGSKFSYVDSDGEPVGVVQLGFLRLLSVQAHQNLTYHCHRSVAWADQSTNNYDRALHLQGANDDELSYETNPYVKALVDGCSYRKGFDRTVLEINTPQVEHLPLLDIKVSDFGESNQQFGFEVGPVCFQG, encoded by the exons ACCCAGTGGACGTCCTGCGGGCTCTGCAGGTCCCCACTCTCCCCGAGGGCGTGAAGAAGGTCCCCGGTTTCTGCACATCCCGCCGCTCCAGCAGCCCCGACCACGCTTACcgcatcaccaagaaggcccagatCTCCGCCCCCACCAAGCAGCTCTTCTCAG GTCGTTTCCCAGAGAACTTCTCTCTCATGGCTCTGGTTAAGGCCCAGGCTGGTCTCCAggccttcctcctctccatctACAGTGAGCAGGGCATCCAGCAGCTGGGCGTGGAGCTCGGACGCTCTCCCGTTTTCCTGTATGAGGACCAGAACGGCAAACCAGCCCCTGAGGATTACCCACTGTTCAGAGGCGTCAACCTGGCTGATGGCAA GTGGCATCGCATCGCTTTCTCCGTTTCCAAGAAAAACGTGACACTGCTGCTCGACTGCAAGAAGAAGATGACCCGGCCCCTGCCCCGCGGCAACAACGCGGAGATCGACACCAACGGCATCACAGTGTTTGGAGCCCGTCTGCTCGATGAGGAGGTTTTCCAG GGAGACATCCAGCAACTGCTGATCGCCTCCAACCCTCAGGCCGCGTATGACTTCTGTGAACACTACAGCCCAGACTGTGACTCCCCTCTGCCCAAGACCCAGGCTCAGGACCCCAACACACAC AAGAAGGAGCTCAATGGAAAAGCAGCCCCCACTAAAGCCACCCTTGTCAAACCCAAACCCAGTCCCCCTAAGCCGGCCAAGGCTGGAAAATTCAAAATAGTCAAGCCAGCTATGCCCACCAAAGCTCCTAAAGCTTCCAAAGCAAAACCCACTGCAGCAGAGATCCTGTTGTCTAAGATCAAACCGGCAGCTAAATCTAAGACCACATCCGCCCCCCTTAAGGACAGTAACGGTAAAGCAGCTGCCGAGAAGAAAGCAAATGCTGCCGCTAAAGCCAAAACCAACGGCAAAGCAGCTGTAGCTAAGCCCACAACTCAGCCCAATGGCAAGACTGTAGCTGAGAAGAAAGTCAATGgtaatggaaatggaaaattgTCAGTGGAAAAGAAAACCAATGGAAACGGAAAAGCCACTATCGCGCCTAAGGCTAATGGAAATGGCAAAGCTACAGCAGAGAAGAAAGCCAATGGCAAAGCTGAGAATAAAGTCAACGGTGAGGCTAAGGCTAATGGCAACAGCAAAGTTAGTAACGGTGCTGCAAATGCGGCTAAAAGCGAAACCACTACGAAGGCAAAGGCTGAGAAAAGTGTTAAAGTAGAGAAGACTGTGGTCAGCACAGCAAAAGCTGCTGTAAAAGTAGGAGCTACTAAATCGCCTAAACCCACGAAAGCATCAAAACCTGCAAAAACTCAAGTGAAGCCAGACGTCACCAAATTTCAGTCAACGCCCCCGAAGAAATCTGCTTCAACGCCGGCCCCTGTCCGGCCCACTCCTCCCAGAATCACGAAATCACACCTGGGTGTGGACACTAACATCAAATCCCTGCACAAACCATTCCCGCCCTTCGTCAAGACTACGCTGAAGACAACTTCCAACGGCTATCAGCAG GATGTAGAATTTTCCGAGGCTGGCCCCACCGCTACAGAGACTGATTATTTCTTTGAGGAGACCATCCCAGTGGCAGAGGGTGAGGTGATTGGACCAGAAGAGATCCCAGAacag CCCCAGGTGGAGCCAGAGCTGGGCGGACAGGAGGTGGATGCCACCAAGGCGCTCGGGGCGGGCGAGGAAGTCTTCACGGAGGAGTATGTCACAGGGGACGTGGGCCTGCGGGAATACGACTATTCCTACAGGGACTACAATGAGCCGTTAGTGGAGACGGGAGAGATCGAGGCCGGCATGGGCCCCGCCCTGTCTGCTGTGACAGACGAGGGAGGC GCCGCCATCAGAGGCcagaaaggagagaaaggagaacCTGCCGTACTGGAGCCG gGTATGCTGATTGAAGGACCTCCAGGACCGGAAGGACCTGCT GGTCCTACTGGGCCCCCCGGCTCTTCTGGGCCTCCTGGCTCTGTCGGTGACCCTGGCGAGAGG GGTCCTCCCGGAAGGTCTGGTCTGCCTGGAGCTGATGGAGTCCCCGGACCTCCTGGAACCTCCGTCATGCTGCCT TTCCGTTTCAGTCAGAGTGGAGGAGAGAAGGGTCCTGTTGCTGCTGTACAGGAAGCTCAGGCTGCGGCCATCTTGTCTCAAGCCAGG ATGGCTCTGAAAGGACCTTCTGGACCAATGGGATACACCGGACGTCCTGGACCTCTG GGAAGTCCAGGTAGTCCTGGTGTGAAGGGAGAGAGTGGAGATCCCGGTCCTCAG gGCCCCAGAGGAACCCAAGGTTTGACCGGACCTCCAGGCAAACCAGGAAGAAGA GGCCGCGCCGGAGCCGACGGTGCCCGGGGAATGCCAGGAGAGACTGGAATCAAG GGGGACCGTGGTTTTGATGGTCTTCCTGGTTTGCCTGGTGACAAAGGACACAGG GGGGACACTGGACCAATGGGACCCCCAGGACCTCAgggagaggatggagagagg gGAGATGATGGAGACGTTGGACCAAGGGGTCTCCCAGGTGAACCA GGTCCCCGTGGTTTGCTCGGACCCAAAGGTCCTGCTGGAATTCCTGGGCCTCCT GGTGTACGAGGAAATGATGGGCCCCAGGGTCCCAAAGGAAACTTG ggtCCACAAGGAGAACCAGGACCTCCGGGTCAGCAGGGAACCCCAGGAACTCAG ggAATGCCAGGACCACAGGGAGCTGTTGGACCTCCAGGAGAGAAA GGTCCCACAGGAAAACCAGGTCTGCCAGGAATGCCTGGAGCTGATGGACCCCCT GGTCACCCAGGAAAGGAGGGGCCTTCTGGCACCAAAGGAAACCAG GGTCCCAACGGTCCTCAGGGAGCTATTGGCTACCCTGGGCCTCGTGGCATCAAG GGAGAACAAGGAATCCGGGGTCTAAAGGGGCACAAGGGAGAGAAG GGAGAAGATGGCTTCCCTGGAATTAAAGGAGAGTTTGGCACCAAGGGAGAGAGA GGTGAAGTTGGAGTGCCGGGGTCCAGAGGGGAGGACGGTCCAGAGGGGCCAAAGGGTCGTGTAGGCCCCCCTGGTGAAGTCGGACCAATTGGACATGTTGGAGAGAAG GGTAAACTTGGTGTGCCTGGACTTCCTGGATATCCTGGAAGACAGGGACCCAAG GGATCACTTGGATTCCCTGGATTCCCCGGCTCTAACGGCGAGAAGGGAACACGG ggtTCTACCGGTAAAGCAGGGCCAAGAGGACAAAGAGGACCAACG GGGCCCAGAGGGCAGAGAGGACCAAGGGGCGCAACAGGAAAACCAGGAGCAAAG GGAACTTCAGGAAGCGATGGCCCTCATGGACCTCCTGGAGAAAGG GGTTTGCCTGGACCTCAGGGAGCCAGTGGTTTCCCCGGACCAAAGGGACCTCCT GGACCACCAGGAAAGGATGGACTGCCTGGACACCCTGGACAGAGAGGAGAAGTT GGTTTCCAAGGTAAAGTGGGGCCACCTGGGCCTCCTGGAGTTGTTGGACCTCAG GGTCCATCAGGAGAGACTGGCCCCTTGGGTGAACGCGGCCACCCCGGACCTCCTGGGCCACCTGGAGAGCAGGGACTTTCTGGTCCCTCTGGGAAGGAAGGCACCAAGGGAGACCCTGgacccccaggaggccctggcAAAGACGGTCCACCAGGACTGAGAGGCTTCCCTGGGGAGAGAGGACTGCCTGGAACCCCT GGAGGTGGAGGACTGAAGGGAAGTGAAGGACCTGCCGGACCTCCTGGACCTGCT GGTTCTCCTGGTGAGAGGGGACCAGCTGGTACTGCTGGACCTGTTGGACCACCTGGCAGACCGGGCCCTCAGGGGCCTCCAGGACCCGCTGGAGAGAAGGGAGTTCCT GGTGAAAAAGGCCCAATTGGCCCGGCAGGTCGTGATGGAGTACAGGGTCCCGTGGGTTTGCCTGGCCCAGCCGGTACCCCCGGAGTAcctggagaggacggagacaAG GGTGAGGTTGGGGAGCCTGGACAGAAGGGAGCCAAGGGAGGAAAAGGAGAACAT GGTCCTCCTGGTCCACCCGGGCCAATGGGTCCTGTCGGTCAGCCTGGTCCTGCT GGTGCTGATGGAGAACCTGGACCAAGGGGTCAGCAGGGGCCATTTGGAAGTAAAGGCGATGAAGGGACCAGAGGATTCCCAGGGGCCCCAGGACCCATCGGACTGCAG GGTTTACCGGGGCCAGCAGGAGAGAAGGGTGAGACAGGAGATGTTGGACCTCTG GGTCCTCCAGGCCCTCCAGGACCTCGTGGTCCAGCTGGACCCAGTGGTGCCGAT GGTCCTCAAGGTCCTCCAGGAGGTTTGGGTAATCCTGGACCAATTGGAGAGAAG GGAGAGCCTGGTGAGGCTGGAGCACCTGGAATTGTAGGAGAGCCTGGAAAGAAG GGTCCTCGTGGAGAGCGTGGGGAGAAAGGAGAGGCTGGACAACCTGGAACTGCTGGACCTACTGGAGGACGGGGACGACCTGGAGACGACGGACCCAAAGGAAACCCC GGTCCTGTTGGTTTCCCTGGTGATCCTGGTCCCCCTGGAGAGGTTGGACCCAGA GGTCAGGATGGCGccaagggagagagaggagaggacgGTGAACAAGGAGAATCT GGCTCCCCTGGACCTCCCGGTGAGAACGGATCTACTGGCCCCCCAGGAAAAAGG GGTCCCCCTGGAACAAGAGGACCAGAGGGACGTCAAGGAGAAAAGGGAACTAAG GGAGACCCAGGTGCAGTCGGCCCCCCAGGAAAGACCGGGCCCGTCGGCCCCCAGGGTTCACCAGGAAAACAAGGAACAGAAGGTCTTCGAGGACTACCAGGATCAGTG GGCGAACAAGGATCTCCAGGTCCAGCTGGACAGAAAGGACCACCTGGACCTCTT GGACCTCCTGGTTTGCCTGGTCTGCGTGGAGACCCCGGTGCAAAGGGAGAGAAGGGACACCCAGGTCTTATCGGTCTCATTGGACCTCCAggagagcagggagagaagGGAGACCGAGGTCTGCATGGTCCTCAGGGAACCACTGGACCCAAAGGAGAGCCT GGAATGTCTGGAGGAACCGGACCCATTGGCCCAGCTGGTCCTCCTGGTTTGCCT GGTCCTCAAGGTGTCAAAGGAGCTAAGGGCACTGCT GGGGGAGCTGGTCCCAAGGGAGAAAAGGGTGTACAAGGACCTCCTGGACCTCCT GGCCCACCAGGCGAAGTCATTCAGCCCCTGCCCATCCAGAGGAGTCCCAAGTCCAAGCGCTCCATTGACGCCAGCCAGCTGCTCCCCGAGTCCGACCCTGACATGCCTGCTGCTGACGCCACAGGCACTGAGTTCCTGATGGGCAACGAAGGCATGGAGGAGATCCTCGGCTCTCTCAACTCACTTCGACAGGAGATCGAGACCATGCGTTTCCCTCTGGGAACCCAGGAAAGCCCTGCACGCACCTGCCAGGACCTGAACCTGAGTCAGCCAGACCTCAAAGATG GTGAATACTGGATCGATCCCAACCAGGGCTGCTCCAGAGACGCCTTCAAGGTCTTCTGTAATTTCACAAGTGGAGCTGAAACTTGCCTCTACCCCAGCAAGAGCATCAACACG GTGAAGATGAGCTCGTGGGACAAAGAGACTCCAGGATCCTGGTACAGTCAGTTCAGCACTGGCAGTAAG TTCTCCTACGTGGACTCTGACGGCGAGCCCGTGGGTGTAGTCCAGCTGGGCTTCCTGCGCCTCTTGAGCGTCCAGGCCCATCAGAACCTCACCTACCACTGTCACCGCTCAGTGGCCTGGGCCGACCAAAGCACCAATAATTACGACAGGGCGCTGCACCTGCAGGGCGCCAACGACGACGAGCTGAGCTACGAGACCAACCCTTACGTCAAAGCCTTGGTCGACGGCTGCTCT TATCGTAAGGGCTTCGACAGGACAGTCCTGGAGATCAACACACCACAGGTGGAGCATCTTCCTCTGCTGGATATCAAGGTGTCAGACTTTGGGGAGAGCAACCAGCAGTTTGGCTTTGAAGTGGGACCTGTTTGTTTCCAAggctaa